GTTTCTCAGCAACTtgtccttctctgacctctgcttctcctctgtCACAATGCCCAAATTGCTGCAGAACATGCAGAGCCAGGACCCATGCATCCCCTATGCAGGCTGCCTGAcacaaatgtatttctttttgttttttggagatcTTGAGAGCTTCCTCCTTGTagccatggcctatgaccgctatgtggccatctgtttCCCCCTTCATTACACCAGCATCATGAGCCCCAAGCTCTGTGTGAGTCTAGTGGTGCTGTCCTGGGTGCTGACCACATCACATGCCATGTTACACACTTTGCTCTTAACTAGATTGTCTTTCTGTGAAAACAATGTGATTCCCCATTTTTTCTGTGATCTATCTGCACTGCTGAAGCTGGCCTGCTCTGATATTCGCATTAATGAGTTTGTGGTATTGATCATAGGAGGACTTGTTGTTGTACTTCCTTTCCTACTCATCATAGCATCTTATGCACGCATTGTCTCCTCTGTCCTCAAGGGCTCTTCAACTCGAGGCATCCACAAGGTCTTCTCCACTTGTGGTTCTCACTTGTCTGTGGTGTCACTGTTCTTTGGGACAATTATTGGCCTTTACTTATGTCCATCTGCTAATAACTCTACTGTGAAGGAGACTGTCATGTCTTTGATGTACACAGTGGTGACTCCCATGCTGAACCCCttcatctacagcctgaggaacagaGACATGAAAGGGGCCCTAAAAAGagtatttcaaaagaaaagtctCTTCTGATGATGGTAATCACCCTTTAGGGTGTTTTCATAACAATATCAGGTAGATATATTGATATTAACATTACCAATGCTTGACTTTTCCCCACTTTGGGCTATTTTATTAATGGAGCATTCTGTGTAATTATTCAATGTTCAAAAATGTGAatgttattatttaattattcaaaAATGTCTATTTAACTAGGGACCCCACTGTGAGTTGATGTCCTTGTGATTTATAAAACTATAGTATAAGAGCTAAGAGTTTTCTAAAGTGACATCCCCACTTCTTACATCAGTGCgggtgggggaagtggaaggagggatgagagggagatatgtggttggtatgtaaagtgaattaaaaaaattaaaaacaaaaaatgtgtcaTGGATCTTATAATTTTCTTCAGAACTCTACTTTCTCTatgtaatcattttaaaaatatgtttcataaTCTGAGTTCAATGTTCAGAAACATCCATACATTTTACCCTTCCAGATATGTGCTATTATTTCCCAAATATATCATCTTACAAGAAATTTTCACACAATATGGTATTTAAGCATGGTCCCCATTTTAAATTCCTGAGTATGTAATCTTTTCTGGGACAGGCTGGCTGTAAATAGATTTTTCAACGCTGTCAGTACAGcattgtattttgtgttttcttgagaATTACACCCAAGGGATGTAATTTTTCTCCAGTAATGAAGCAAGAAGATAGAGACTGGTAGAAAGTTCAGTTGTAAGgacattatatttgtgtttatctGCACTTTGGGAATTTTGGATTTAAAAACTTTATAGCTATGTTTATTTCCTTCCCTGTAAAAAGGGAAGTAGAGGCAGTAACCTGATTTGTTTTGCAAATGGAAAGTGGAGCTCAACAATCTCCCATACCACACAGGGTGAAAAGAGTTAAGCCCCTGTATGATGGAAGACTACATGATTCtacagtttcttttccttttctccaacTTCAGAAAGAAGAGAGCAACTGGTCCTTTTGGACCCTTAGCATCACTATGATATGGAGTAGGCTTCCAGCTATGATGGATTCCTTTCCTCTGTTGAGTATTCTTATAGAAGCTAATCCTACCTCTGCATCACCTTATGTCCTCCATTAACTCCTATGTTGTTTAAATCTTATAaagtcttttaattaaaaaaaaatcccagagccagatatcacagtgaaagctgaaagatcagagaagcagagcagccaaacACTAGTTCATACCTATagggaaatcctcagcctaaagagagtgagctcctgattcctcatgacttatatacctttccctgccctgccatattacttcctgggattaaaggtgtgtgtgcttcccaagcaaaggcaagagatctcaagtgctgggattaaaggtgtgtgcctcactgcctggctctgcttctcttctatactggatcaatctcttgtagcccagtgtggccttgaactcactgagatctaaaCAGATCTTTGcctctgagtgataggattaaaaggtgtgtgccaccattgcctgacctctatgtctgtctaatCTAATGACtcattctgtcctctgatcctcaggcaagtttattaggatacacaatatatcaccaaacTCCTACAGATCTATGAGAATCCTAGGCCTTCCTCAGAGCTCACTGTTCCTCTTTTCATATGCCCAGTACACAGATCCGGTTGGGGTCCTATGGCAGTTAAACTTCAATGTGAAGAACCTTgaactcttcctcttcttcctaagACCTTTGCCTTTTATTACATATCTTGATTTATGATGTCACTTTCTACTCAGTTTCCTGAGCAACcacatccatatatatatggaaatttaCCTTAGACATGGTAccttatcacaacaacagaaaagtaatgaatatGTAGATTGATATCAAAGAGTGGGCTGTTGCTTTGAAAAAACAGACTATGTTGTTTTcaactgttgtttgtttggttttgttatttgttttttgttttgttttagaaatgtgGAAGAGTTTGCAACTTTGGACTAGGAAAGTGGTTGAATGTTGTAAGTAGAGCTTACAAGAACATTTCAGTAGAAGAATATTTCAGTAAGAGCTTGTAACATAGCCCTGCTGAGAGCAATGCAGACTATGAAGATCCAGTTCAAGGAGTTTCCAAAGGAACGATATTAACAACTGGGCTAGGGGACAAATTGTATGATATTTTAGCAGAGAAGCTGACTCACTTCTCCCTTTTCCAGAGAACTTGGTTGGGCTAATTTTTAAATTGATGGACTAATTTCTTTTGTGGAGAAAAATTCAAGGCTGAATAATGTCAAGTCTGTGGAATGGTTCTTACTGGTAACACTTATATAAGTCTGCATGAAAAAGAGCAATTAGGTCAAAAAGAACTACAAATGTCCATTGTGGAGAGAAAAAGATACCTAGGAAACTAAATGTTACAGCCAAGGCATATGCTGGCAAAGAGGCTGTAGTGGTTAAAGGGGTTATTGTTACAGTTAAGAAGAGGCCTTCTCTCTACCTGAACAAAGGAAAGAGTGACTCTAGGGCAGGACTGAGCCCAGCTAAGCTGCCAATGTGTAAAGAGAGCATAGGAGTGATTCAAAGAGCTCAGTCTCCAGCCCAAGCTGACAGCTAAAGTTAGCAGTTCCATCTACACAATGCTGTCATTAGAGACATGAAAGATTTGAGAGTGAAGGGCTTGTGGATTATTCCTCCATGCTTTCGGAGAGCCACCAAGGACAGGCAGCAAGTGAATGAAGGCTCTGAGAGGACAAGAAACTGTATGAGGCCATTGGGTAAAACTGTGAAAACCAGTCCTGGGATTTAGTGGAGACCCCCCATTTGCTAAAGATGCCAGAACTATGAGACATTGGCCAAGGACAGCTCCATACAGAGAGTGGAAAGGACCCAAGAGAGAGCTGTATGCTGCAGGCAGAAAAGCTGGAGAGACAGAACCACTTAAACCCTTTGAACATAAATTCCTAGACACTGGAAATGGAGCTACAGAATTTGAATTTTGCCCTTGTTGGTTTTGGTCTTGTTTATATCCATTATTTCTTAACTATGCTCCCATTCTACTCCTTTGAAATGTTAATGAACTTTCTGTTCAATTATATATTGGAGGtatggaattttttgttttagagGGGGTTACACTTATGAGATTCCTTTGGGTCTCAGACATTACTTTTGACTTTTAAGCAGTGTTGAAACTGTAAAAATTGGGCTAAGTACATTGTGAATTATGATATGGCCATGAGCCAACTGCTCCTTCTACATTATCTCTCTGTGATTCTATTTCTGGGGATCCTTTTGTTCCTTCCATTTGGAAGATCTTAGCCAAAGTTTGTCTAACTGGAGTAAATATTTACTGTGGAGGACGATTCAGAAAGATGTCAACACCAAGCTACTAGAGATCAACaaaatatgggctggagagatggctcagcaattaagagcactggctgctcttccaaaggaccagaattcagttctcagtacccacatgacaactcacaactgtctataactccactctcaggggatccaacactctcacacagacagacatatatgtaggcaaaataccaatgaacacaaaatgaaaaaaaaaaacacatttttaaaaagaatttaaaaatcaacaaaataatatATGCCTATGCCTTTTAAAATGTAGCAGAAGAAGCCATGATGCTCAATGACTTATATATCCTCCTGAGGCTTATGGacaaataaattcattttcattgcaaGCATAGTACAAGTTACCAGATTCTGGGAGAAATACAAAGGAATTTTTTGAAATTAGGCAAGGGCTTCATGGGGCATGTCAAGATTTTGTTTCTCATCTTTTGAAGGCTATCAGTCACCTGGTGattgatggagaggcaggaatgaTTATTGTCAAGCAACTGGCATATGAGATTGCTAATGCTGCATGCCAGACTGCCATCCATCCCTTTTGAAAGAAGGGAGATATTAATAATTATATCTGCCTCTGTGGTGGCATTGGAACTTCATATACTCAATAGTTATTTCTTACTGTGGACCTCCAAGGGCAAATGCTGCCTCAATTATTGGCAGTCATCCAACAAGGACAAAGAAATGAAGGTAATGGTCAttgatgttttaaatgtggtcCATCTGGACACTTTAGAAGGCAGTGTCCACAAAGAAGGCAGAGTGCACCTCAAGTCATGGGGACCAAAGCCCCAGGTTTATGCCCTCACTGTGAACTAGGAAATCATTGGGCAAGCAAATGTAAAACTAAGAGGGATAGTGAAGGACAGCCTTTGCCTCATGGAAACTGGGCAAGGTGTTATGACATCTACTCCTACTAGCATCCAAACTacagaaaaaaagacaatataTTGCTCAACTGTTATTGGTTCAAGTGTAAGTGTTTAATCAGGTAAAGTTTGCTCAGGAACAGGGAACAGAATGCTTCAGGTCCTCGGATGTGTACTGGATGAGATCAATTACTAAAGAgtgggccaccatgcctttcTGGATAGACGGTaagaaatttgaaggattgttaGATACAGGTGCCAATGTTTCAGTTCTGTCCTATCAACCTTGGCCCTCCCACTGGCCCCTCCAAAGCACTCAAGCTCTCTGGAGTGGGCGTTTTCAATGGGCCTCAAGAAAGTTCAAAAAAACTTTTTcgtttttattcttctctcatataatacatcaggaccacagtttcccctccctgtgcccctcccagttcctccacaaccttccttctttccaagatcaacttcttcctccattcctttcaAAAAAGAGATAGTCAATCAGGTTTCTTCTAGCCTTATGTACTTCAAGAGCTGAGAGTTAATTTGTAGGGAAGAGATGTCCTTCAAAGCCTAGGCATGTATCTCTTTTACCTATTAGCCCTGCTGAACCGATAATGCTCTCACAAGAATGAATTCCTGGAAAGGGTCTGAGAAGAGTTGCAGTGAATAAGTGAAGCTTTAAATCCCATTCCAAAATAATAGACAAGGTTTGGGGTATTTTTCCTAGGGGCTGCTGAGAAATATCATGCTGATTCTATTACCTGGTTTTCTGAGGATCCCATCTGGGTGGATCAGTGGCCCTTTACTAAGGAAAAGATACTACCTGCCAAGGAACAGCTGGACAAAGGGCATACAGAAGAATGGAACAGTCCATGGAATTCTCCTATTTTGTGATTAAATAACAGTCAGGAAAATGACATCTGCTGCAAGATCTTCGTTAAGTAAAGGCCACCATGGAATTAATGGACCTTTACAACCAGGCCTTCCAACATCCATTGCTATTCCTGAAGAGCGTCCTATTACAGTGCTGCCTTTAAAAGACTGCTGCTGTGCTTATTTTTGTATCCCAAAGATTGTGAAAGTTTCACTATCAGTGTACCTTCTCTTAAATTAATGAACCAATGAAAACACATCATTGGAAAATTTTGCCTCAAGAAATGACAAATAGCCCAACTTTGTAACAAAAATGTGTTGCTACtgctctatttttttattttttattatatttgtgcattaattttacatatcagccttgggttcccctgtcctcccccctcacacccacgcacccaccttccccccgagcacctcccctccattcccatctcctccagggcaaagactcccctggggattcaattcaacctggtggattcagtacaggcaggtccagtctccttcttccaggctgagcaaagtgtctccgtgtaagtccaaagttccaaacagccagctcatgcactaaggacaggtctgggtcccactgcctggatgcctcccaaacagttcaagctattcagttgtctcacttatccagagggcctgaaccagttgggggctccacagcttttggttcataattcatgtgtttccattagtttggctatttgtccctgtgcttttccaatcttggtctcaacaattcacactcttatagtccctcctctttcttgacaattggactcctggagctccacctgaggcctgttGCTACTGCTTTAAAGAGAGCTAGAAAAcgtctcagtttcaggaggtctcatttattaatttttgctctcagtgtctgtgctactggtgttatatttaggaaatggtctcctgtgccagtgtgttcaaggctacttcctactttctcttctatcaagttcagtgtaacttgaTTTATGTCGATGTCTTTGACATAGACTATATTTTGAATAAATCATGGAATGAACATTTTCATACCCAGAGAAATATATGCTCAACTTGATGTGTCTTTGGGGAGAAGATCCCCAAAGGATATGAGACACAAGCTTGAACTCTTTGAATATACTGTTGAATTTAGTTTCATATAGTCTTAGTTTTACAGAAAATTCTACTTCTGAAGTTGGTATAAATTGGCTAAGGTTATGTGcaaggcttatttttttattttataattaacttaatttcacatattagccatggattcccccgtcctccctcctcccaccacccagccctccccccaatccaccccccactcccacctcctccaaggcaaggtctcccctggggagtcagcccagcctggcatactcagccaaggcaggtccagtcccctcctccttccaccaaggctgagcaaagtgtctcagcataggccccagactccaaaaagtcagcccatgcaccaaggacaggtccaggctccactgcctggaagcctcccaaacagttcaagctaatcaagtgtctcatttatccagaggtcctggtccagttccatgggggttcctccaCCATTGGTTCACAGATCATGCGCTTATGTTGTGCAGGGCTTATTAAAGGAAATTTCTTCTAA
Above is a window of Onychomys torridus chromosome 8, mOncTor1.1, whole genome shotgun sequence DNA encoding:
- the LOC118589436 gene encoding olfactory receptor 1-like isoform X1 translates to MPEDNQTVISQFLLLGLPIPPEHQHLFYALFLAMYLTTVLGNLIIITLILLDSHLHTPMYLFLSNLSFSDLCFSSVTMPKLLQNMQSQDPCIPYAGCLTQMYFFLFFGDLESFLLVAMAYDRYVAICFPLHYTSIMSPKLCVSLVVLSWVLTTSHAMLHTLLLTRLSFCENNVIPHFFCDLSALLKLACSDIRINEFVVLIIGGLVVVLPFLLIIASYARIVSSVLKGSSTRGIHKVFSTCGSHLSVVSLFFGTIIGLYLCPSANNSTVKETVMSLMYTVVTPMLNPFIYSLRNRDMKGALKRVFQKKKLRVNL
- the LOC118589436 gene encoding olfactory receptor 1-like isoform X2 is translated as MPEDNQTVISQFLLLGLPIPPEHQHLFYALFLAMYLTTVLGNLIIITLILLDSHLHTPMYLFLSNLSFSDLCFSSVTMPKLLQNMQSQDPCIPYAGCLTQMYFFLFFGDLESFLLVAMAYDRYVAICFPLHYTSIMSPKLCVSLVVLSWVLTTSHAMLHTLLLTRLSFCENNVIPHFFCDLSALLKLACSDIRINEFVVLIIGGLVVVLPFLLIIASYARIVSSVLKGSSTRGIHKVFSTCGSHLSVVSLFFGTIIGLYLCPSANNSTVKETVMSLMYTVVTPMLNPFIYSLRNRDMKGALKRVFQKKSLF